In a single window of the Acidobacteriota bacterium genome:
- a CDS encoding 1-deoxy-D-xylulose-5-phosphate reductoisomerase — protein MRVISILGSTGSIGRSTLAVTEHLGDIRVAAMAAGRNMELFAEQVAKFRPELVACDDAECAESLANQLRAHGAEIPRIETGTNGLVAVATHADAETVVSATVGAVGFIPTLRAIEAGKRIALANKETLVMAGEVMTAAAAKSGAEILPVDSEHNAIHQCLRGEKMSEVKRLILTASGGPFRTRSKVEIALATREEALNHPNWDMGEKITIDSATLMNKGLEVIEAHWLFGLPAEQISVIVHPQSVIHSMVELNDGSIIAQLGVTDMKHPIQYALTYPDRLVGCVPPLDLAGLSQLTFEEPDIDKFPCLGLAFDALKQGGTMPAVLNAANEVSVRSFLDGRIGFGDIADINGGVMATHEVKPASEIDTILEADNWARGVAESMVAVRTTTAAHV, from the coding sequence ATGCGCGTAATTTCCATACTAGGCTCGACCGGCTCAATAGGGCGAAGCACACTGGCTGTCACGGAACATCTCGGCGATATTCGCGTCGCAGCGATGGCCGCCGGGCGCAATATGGAGCTGTTCGCGGAGCAGGTGGCAAAATTCCGCCCCGAACTCGTAGCATGCGACGACGCGGAATGTGCGGAATCATTGGCAAATCAACTCCGTGCCCACGGAGCCGAGATACCGCGTATCGAGACCGGCACGAACGGACTGGTAGCGGTTGCCACTCACGCTGATGCCGAAACGGTCGTCTCGGCGACGGTCGGAGCAGTTGGCTTTATTCCAACGCTGCGAGCTATTGAGGCCGGCAAACGGATAGCTCTTGCAAACAAGGAAACGCTGGTAATGGCGGGCGAAGTGATGACCGCCGCTGCCGCCAAGAGCGGTGCCGAGATATTGCCCGTCGACAGCGAACATAACGCCATTCACCAATGCCTCCGCGGCGAGAAGATGTCTGAGGTCAAACGCCTGATCCTGACAGCGTCGGGCGGGCCTTTTCGAACCAGGTCAAAGGTCGAGATCGCTCTCGCGACACGTGAAGAAGCCCTAAATCATCCGAATTGGGACATGGGCGAAAAGATAACAATCGATTCTGCGACGCTGATGAACAAAGGCCTTGAGGTGATCGAAGCTCACTGGCTTTTCGGGCTGCCGGCCGAACAGATCTCTGTGATAGTGCATCCGCAGTCGGTCATCCATTCGATGGTGGAACTCAATGACGGCTCGATCATCGCTCAACTCGGTGTGACGGATATGAAGCACCCGATCCAGTACGCTCTTACATATCCCGATCGGCTTGTGGGCTGCGTGCCGCCGCTCGATCTCGCAGGACTGTCGCAATTGACCTTTGAAGAGCCGGACATCGACAAATTCCCGTGCCTCGGCCTCGCTTTTGACGCGCTGAAACAAGGCGGCACTATGCCAGCGGTCTTGAATGCCGCAAATGAGGTTTCCGTACGCAGTTTCCTCGATGGACGTATCGGTTTTGGTGATATTGCCGATATCAATGGCGGCGTAATGGCGACGCACGAGGTTAAACCGGCGTCTGAGATCGACACCATTTTAGAAGCCGACAATTGGGCACGCGGCGTTGCTGAGAGCATGGTCGCCGTCCGAACAACGACCGCTGCACATGTTTAG
- a CDS encoding DNA polymerase III subunit delta' — MFERLIGNAFIKSALRRLIEGGRVPNSMLFTGIDGIGKKQFAIELARAFVCSEPQGLEPCEKCSACKRAGVFELPKSDDRDAHRRVIISEHLDIGMVMPYGRNILVDAIRHLESEANFRPYEGRARVFIVDDADRMNDAAANALLKTLEEPAPSTHIVLVTSRPDALLPTILSRCQQLRFSPVSEHDIEHYLTEHKGSHQQDARLAAKFALGSIGRAVELDVNDLKARRERVLGVLENAVFRGDRAAQLKTSEAIADGKEKDSFETSLDLLQSLINDVWHISVGGESTHLKNPDLEDKLALIAEETDRSHLAAWNTEIENLRESLDVNINRRIAMDALFTKMAAGN; from the coding sequence ATGTTCGAAAGGCTCATCGGAAATGCTTTTATCAAATCGGCCCTCCGGCGGCTGATCGAGGGCGGCCGAGTGCCGAATTCGATGCTTTTTACAGGCATCGACGGCATCGGCAAAAAGCAATTTGCGATCGAGCTTGCGAGGGCCTTTGTCTGCAGCGAGCCACAGGGCTTGGAACCCTGCGAGAAGTGCTCGGCATGCAAACGAGCCGGTGTTTTTGAGCTTCCAAAATCGGACGACCGCGATGCTCACAGACGCGTCATTATCAGCGAACATCTCGACATAGGCATGGTCATGCCCTATGGCCGTAATATTCTGGTCGATGCCATTCGTCACCTGGAATCAGAGGCGAATTTTCGCCCGTACGAGGGCAGAGCACGGGTCTTTATCGTTGACGATGCCGATCGTATGAACGATGCGGCGGCCAACGCCCTGCTGAAAACGCTCGAAGAGCCCGCACCTTCGACACACATCGTCTTGGTGACCTCGCGGCCTGATGCTCTGCTTCCGACGATCCTGTCGCGTTGCCAGCAGCTCCGTTTCTCTCCGGTTTCAGAGCACGATATCGAACATTATTTGACCGAGCACAAAGGATCTCACCAGCAAGATGCCAGGCTGGCGGCGAAATTCGCATTGGGCAGTATCGGGCGTGCAGTTGAACTTGACGTTAATGATCTCAAGGCACGACGTGAAAGGGTATTGGGAGTATTAGAAAACGCTGTATTTCGGGGTGATCGCGCAGCGCAATTGAAAACGTCTGAGGCCATCGCCGACGGAAAGGAAAAAGACAGTTTTGAAACGTCGCTCGATCTGCTGCAGTCTTTGATTAACGACGTATGGCATATTTCCGTCGGCGGAGAGTCGACGCATTTGAAGAATCCCGACCTCGAAGATAAGCTGGCATTGATCGCTGAGGAAACGGACAGATCTCATCTGGCAGCGTGGAATACCGAGATCGAGAACTTGCGTGAGTCGCTCGACGTAAATATTAATCGACGCATCGCGATGGACGCTCTTTTCACAAAAATGGCGGCAGGAAATTGA
- a CDS encoding type II restriction endonuclease, translating to MRHTKAESAIRGLVLLLLIAASGSISFAQAPVRSAAVERGSQTAKGGFRNEDEIRDKFNKWREDEDAKAWLRTLGHDPSLIESVYAFKPHGDKADVVVTVKSIDGPTFRHGISIKLVSSPNGFNQIDKRWLRQYAKMWNIPSDVVAAMRLFVGEDPPNGKSRRPERMFLTELEKEARENVVAFFTSNKQRIVEDLIRGEGANKADFFMVAWKPGGEKSHIIVTSDEAVRFFSEGPVEVTRSGNLKIGRITMQRKGGDGGRESAKMLQFKLNPALLFSSSR from the coding sequence ATGCGACACACAAAGGCGGAAAGCGCTATTCGCGGGCTTGTTTTATTGCTGTTGATCGCAGCAAGCGGATCGATTTCGTTCGCTCAGGCGCCCGTGCGTTCGGCGGCGGTCGAACGCGGCTCGCAGACGGCGAAGGGCGGGTTTCGGAACGAGGATGAGATCCGCGACAAGTTCAATAAATGGCGTGAGGATGAGGATGCAAAGGCGTGGCTACGCACGTTGGGGCATGATCCATCCTTGATCGAGTCAGTTTATGCATTCAAGCCGCACGGCGACAAGGCTGATGTCGTCGTAACGGTCAAGTCGATCGATGGGCCTACGTTTCGCCACGGCATTTCGATCAAGCTGGTTTCGAGTCCGAACGGCTTTAATCAGATCGACAAGCGATGGCTGCGGCAATACGCGAAGATGTGGAATATACCCTCGGACGTCGTCGCGGCGATGCGGCTATTTGTCGGCGAAGACCCGCCAAACGGCAAGTCCCGGCGGCCGGAGCGTATGTTTCTGACCGAGTTGGAAAAGGAAGCCCGCGAAAACGTCGTCGCGTTTTTCACCAGTAATAAGCAGCGTATTGTCGAGGATCTGATCCGCGGCGAGGGAGCGAACAAAGCGGACTTTTTCATGGTCGCGTGGAAGCCCGGCGGCGAAAAAAGCCACATCATCGTGACGTCAGACGAAGCGGTCAGATTCTTTTCAGAAGGCCCCGTCGAGGTCACACGCAGCGGCAACCTGAAGATCGGCCGTATCACTATGCAGCGAAAAGGCGGTGACGGTGGCCGCGAATCCGCGAAAATGCTGCAGTTCAAACTAAATCCCGCACTCTTATTTTCCAGTTCCAGGTAG
- the ispG gene encoding flavodoxin-dependent (E)-4-hydroxy-3-methylbut-2-enyl-diphosphate synthase has translation MKRVTKAVKVRDIQIGGGAPVAVQSMTKTDTTDVDGTLKQIEEMVEAGCEIVRIAVPDDDAAAALKEIRKRTDAPLVADIHFHYKLALKALEAGIDKLRINPGNIGHIDRVRQVVRAAEAQKVPIRIGVNGGSLEKDLLKKYGTATPEAMVESGMRHVRILEDLGFGDIVISLKASDVNRMVAAYRLMSEKVDYPLHLGVTEAGTPFGGTIKSAIGLGMLLHEGIGDTIRVSLAAEPHEEVRVGWEILKSLELRKRGVTVVACPTCGRLDIDNFVEIVTEVERRLAHVEEPLHLSIMGCAVNGPGEAHDSQLGITFGRNVGMIFKDGVPMRRVAGADIVEEFVKEVELLRKEGSSAKPLTEDKPLVQIT, from the coding sequence ATGAAACGAGTCACAAAAGCCGTAAAGGTTCGCGACATACAGATCGGCGGCGGTGCGCCGGTAGCCGTCCAGTCGATGACAAAGACGGACACGACCGACGTTGACGGCACATTAAAGCAGATCGAAGAAATGGTCGAGGCAGGCTGCGAGATAGTGCGTATCGCTGTGCCGGACGACGATGCCGCGGCCGCTCTTAAAGAGATCCGCAAACGCACCGATGCTCCTCTTGTCGCGGACATTCATTTCCACTATAAACTCGCGCTCAAAGCACTCGAAGCAGGCATAGACAAACTGCGCATCAATCCCGGCAATATCGGCCACATTGATCGTGTCCGGCAGGTGGTCCGCGCCGCCGAGGCTCAGAAGGTGCCCATTCGTATCGGCGTCAATGGAGGCTCACTTGAGAAGGACCTGCTGAAAAAGTACGGGACGGCCACACCTGAGGCGATGGTCGAAAGCGGCATGCGTCATGTCCGCATACTCGAAGACCTCGGTTTTGGCGACATCGTGATCTCGCTCAAGGCCTCGGATGTCAATCGCATGGTCGCTGCCTATCGGCTGATGTCTGAAAAGGTAGATTATCCGCTTCACCTGGGCGTTACCGAGGCTGGCACGCCCTTTGGCGGAACTATAAAATCGGCCATCGGGCTTGGAATGCTCCTGCACGAAGGGATAGGCGATACGATCCGCGTTTCGCTTGCAGCCGAGCCGCATGAAGAGGTCCGCGTCGGCTGGGAAATTTTGAAATCGCTTGAGCTTCGCAAACGCGGCGTTACAGTCGTCGCCTGCCCGACCTGCGGGCGGCTTGATATCGACAACTTCGTCGAGATCGTTACCGAGGTCGAACGACGGCTCGCACACGTCGAAGAGCCGCTGCATCTTTCCATTATGGGCTGTGCCGTAAATGGCCCGGGCGAGGCCCACGATAGCCAGCTTGGCATTACTTTTGGCCGCAATGTTGGGATGATCTTCAAGGACGGCGTGCCGATGCGGCGGGTTGCGGGTGCGGACATCGTCGAGGAGTTTGTCAAAGAGGTCGAGCTGCTGCGAAAGGAAGGCTCTTCTGCAAAACCTCTCACCGAAGACAAGCCGCTCGTCCAGATCACCTAA
- the miaA gene encoding tRNA (adenosine(37)-N6)-dimethylallyltransferase MiaA, with protein MSEQKPKAIYAVSGPTCSGKTVLGVFLCKQIDGEVINFDSVQIYRGIEIATAKPSEEEKQGIPHHLIDYVDPNVNYTAADWARDAVEKIREVESRGKVPVLIGGTGFYLRTLRQPLFDSPKTDAKLRERFKNIHKRRGVEHLYRMLTRIDPAAAARIERRDHVRAIRALEFYFQTGKRISEVQPLRAEPHDFASRIRLFVLDPPRDVLYERINARTDAHFAAGLVDEVKQLIAAGINESGNALGAHGYRRVCEYLRGERDLGSAIEKSKQDVRNYAKRQLTWFRREPDAVWLRGFGGDADVQSQLLREIHESAQN; from the coding sequence ATGTCTGAGCAAAAGCCCAAGGCGATCTACGCTGTCTCAGGTCCGACGTGTTCGGGCAAGACGGTGCTCGGTGTGTTTTTGTGCAAGCAGATCGACGGCGAGGTCATCAATTTTGACTCCGTTCAGATATACCGCGGCATCGAGATAGCGACCGCGAAACCGAGTGAAGAAGAGAAGCAGGGAATTCCGCATCATCTGATCGATTACGTCGATCCGAACGTGAATTACACGGCCGCTGATTGGGCTCGCGATGCAGTGGAAAAGATCCGCGAGGTGGAATCGCGGGGCAAAGTGCCCGTGTTGATCGGCGGAACCGGATTTTATCTTCGTACGCTGCGGCAGCCGCTTTTTGACAGCCCGAAAACTGATGCCAAGCTGCGTGAGAGGTTCAAGAACATTCACAAACGCCGCGGCGTAGAACATCTTTATCGCATGCTCACCCGCATCGATCCCGCGGCCGCGGCCCGCATCGAACGCCGGGATCATGTTCGTGCAATTCGGGCACTTGAGTTCTATTTTCAGACCGGAAAACGCATCAGCGAGGTTCAGCCGCTACGTGCCGAGCCGCATGATTTTGCCTCACGAATACGGCTTTTTGTCCTCGATCCGCCGCGTGATGTTCTCTACGAAAGAATAAATGCACGCACAGATGCTCATTTTGCTGCGGGGCTTGTTGACGAGGTGAAACAACTGATCGCGGCCGGTATAAATGAGAGCGGCAATGCGCTGGGAGCTCACGGTTATCGCCGCGTATGTGAGTATCTTAGAGGCGAACGCGACCTCGGATCGGCCATTGAAAAGAGCAAACAGGATGTTCGAAACTATGCCAAACGCCAATTGACCTGGTTTCGCCGCGAGCCGGACGCCGTTTGGCTGCGGGGTTTCGGCGGCGATGCCGACGTCCAAAGTCAGCTCTTGAGAGAGATTCATGAGTCTGCCCAAAATTAG
- the rseP gene encoding RIP metalloprotease RseP codes for MPDILIAILAILFVLGVAINIHEFGHFAVARLFGMRVEAYSFFGLGPRLFGFKVGHTDYRVSAIPLGAYVKLYGDEGAGPLEAKDSNSEPVPESELYELRPRWQKFFVMVGGPAMNILLALAIPFTLGLMYGVPTNPAPIVGYVKPDGAAARAGVVSGDRIVKFDGMENPSWDRVQDDALLVPDKEVPMTVERGGQRVDLTIVPTRVTQNGQSGGFLDMSADAGQEPVVVGSIDSSMPAAESGLKPGDWITSVNGKAIRNSQEMKTLVGEAKDQPIVLSVTRGNEQLELTTRAVQKDNDWLIGIRFDLSLLDNREPVGVIGAAAYAVDQNMRVLRLTGKALGQVGTGERAARDTVSGPIGIAQVIVNTVFSAGFMGLLSILMLISLSLGIMNLLPIPMLDGGQIMVLGIEKVLSWFGKTLSIVARERIQMTGLAIVLLLMVTVIFFDVSRLLGK; via the coding sequence ATGCCAGATATTTTAATAGCGATACTTGCAATACTTTTCGTGCTCGGCGTGGCGATAAACATCCACGAATTCGGGCATTTCGCGGTCGCACGCCTTTTCGGCATGCGTGTCGAAGCATATTCATTCTTCGGCCTCGGGCCGCGTCTTTTTGGGTTCAAGGTCGGCCACACGGATTATCGTGTTTCCGCTATCCCGCTCGGAGCCTACGTAAAACTCTACGGCGACGAAGGCGCCGGGCCGCTCGAAGCAAAAGATTCGAATTCGGAACCGGTTCCCGAATCGGAGCTGTATGAACTCCGTCCGCGTTGGCAAAAGTTCTTCGTTATGGTCGGCGGGCCGGCGATGAACATCCTGCTCGCTTTGGCGATACCGTTCACGCTCGGTCTGATGTACGGCGTTCCTACAAATCCTGCACCGATCGTCGGATACGTCAAGCCTGACGGTGCGGCCGCAAGGGCCGGCGTCGTTTCGGGCGACCGCATCGTAAAATTTGACGGCATGGAAAATCCGTCGTGGGACCGCGTTCAAGATGATGCTTTGCTGGTTCCTGACAAAGAGGTCCCGATGACAGTGGAACGCGGCGGCCAGCGCGTTGACCTGACCATCGTTCCGACGCGGGTGACTCAGAACGGCCAATCCGGCGGCTTTCTCGATATGTCGGCAGATGCGGGTCAAGAGCCTGTCGTGGTTGGTTCGATAGACTCATCGATGCCCGCTGCGGAATCCGGCCTAAAGCCCGGCGATTGGATCACCAGCGTAAACGGCAAGGCGATCCGCAACAGTCAGGAAATGAAAACGCTTGTAGGCGAAGCGAAAGACCAGCCAATAGTGCTTTCCGTAACCCGCGGCAACGAACAGCTCGAACTCACAACGCGTGCGGTTCAAAAAGATAACGACTGGCTCATCGGCATTCGTTTTGACCTAAGTTTGCTGGACAACCGGGAACCTGTCGGCGTTATCGGTGCTGCAGCTTATGCAGTAGATCAAAATATGCGGGTGCTTCGCCTAACGGGCAAAGCTCTCGGCCAGGTAGGCACAGGCGAGCGTGCAGCCCGAGATACGGTATCCGGCCCGATCGGCATCGCTCAGGTTATCGTAAACACGGTGTTTTCGGCGGGCTTCATGGGCTTGCTGTCGATCCTGATGCTCATTTCATTGAGTCTCGGCATCATGAATCTTCTCCCGATACCGATGCTCGACGGCGGGCAAATTATGGTTCTCGGCATCGAGAAAGTGCTGTCGTGGTTCGGCAAAACGCTCTCTATCGTCGCCCGCGAACGCATACAGATGACCGGCCTTGCGATCGTTCTGCTGCTGATGGTCACGGTGATCTTCTTTGACGTTTCTCGGCTGTTGGGTAAATAG
- a CDS encoding DUF2752 domain-containing protein, with translation MQLENAVRSSPISPRAERMLAAGGVAAMAGGCVAVALLDPSDAGVFPVCPLFTMTGLACPGCGLTRGFHALFRGDVITAVDFNAMIPIWSFVFGWAFISLLLLAIRGRGLKLRLDTPYLIGGLLVTMLVFGVLRNIPVWPLTVLYP, from the coding sequence ATGCAGTTGGAAAATGCAGTAAGAAGTTCTCCGATCTCGCCGCGTGCAGAGAGAATGCTGGCCGCGGGCGGCGTAGCCGCAATGGCCGGAGGATGTGTCGCGGTCGCTCTGCTCGATCCTTCTGACGCCGGCGTTTTCCCCGTGTGCCCTCTTTTCACGATGACCGGCCTTGCATGTCCGGGCTGCGGACTGACCCGCGGATTTCACGCACTATTCCGGGGCGATGTAATAACTGCGGTCGATTTCAACGCGATGATACCGATCTGGAGCTTTGTGTTTGGATGGGCTTTTATTTCGCTGTTGCTGCTGGCGATCCGCGGACGCGGGCTGAAACTTCGGCTTGATACGCCTTATCTGATCGGCGGACTGCTCGTGACAATGCTTGTCTTCGGCGTGCTACGGAATATTCCGGTTTGGCCGCTAACGGTGCTCTATCCTTAG
- the hfq gene encoding RNA chaperone Hfq has translation MEKQSSQNIQDAFLNSARRERIVVAIHLLQGAKVSGRIKSFDKFSVLLDVSGAEVLIFKHAISSISLERAASE, from the coding sequence ATGGAAAAACAATCGTCCCAGAACATTCAGGATGCGTTTCTAAATTCTGCACGGCGCGAACGTATTGTGGTCGCGATCCATCTCTTGCAGGGAGCCAAGGTTTCCGGCCGCATCAAGAGCTTTGACAAGTTCTCGGTGCTCTTAGACGTTTCCGGGGCCGAGGTCCTTATCTTCAAACACGCGATCTCGTCCATTTCGCTGGAAAGAGCCGCGTCCGAATAA
- a CDS encoding DUF1572 family protein, producing the protein MNFIENYRSDAIKSFGNYKKLAERAMEQISDEEFYVRIDAGSNSIAIIVKHIAGNLHSRWRDFLTTDGEKPDRYRDTEFELIGDTRESLMQYWEAGWQTLFDTLEALSADDLSKTVTIRREPHTVVEAMNRQLTHYAYHVGQIVFLAKHLKAKEWKTLSVPRNRSAQFNEFLAKRQSEGTPRSGHLEATFEFGSEE; encoded by the coding sequence ATGAATTTCATAGAAAACTACAGGTCAGACGCTATTAAGTCTTTCGGCAATTACAAGAAACTCGCCGAACGTGCCATGGAACAGATCTCGGACGAAGAATTCTATGTACGGATCGACGCCGGATCAAATTCGATAGCTATCATTGTTAAACACATCGCCGGCAATCTTCACTCGCGTTGGCGTGATTTTTTGACGACGGACGGCGAAAAACCGGACCGATATCGCGATACGGAATTTGAGCTGATCGGGGACACGCGGGAATCACTCATGCAATATTGGGAAGCAGGCTGGCAGACGCTTTTTGACACGCTCGAAGCACTTTCGGCAGATGACCTAAGTAAAACGGTCACCATCCGCCGCGAACCGCACACCGTTGTCGAAGCGATGAACCGCCAGCTAACACATTATGCCTATCACGTCGGCCAGATCGTCTTCCTGGCAAAGCATCTAAAGGCGAAAGAATGGAAGACCCTCAGCGTACCGCGAAACCGCTCAGCGCAGTTCAACGAATTCCTTGCAAAGAGGCAATCCGAAGGGACTCCGCGTTCGGGACATTTGGAAGCCACGTTTGAATTCGGCAGCGAGGAGTAA
- the sulP gene encoding sulfate permease, which yields MNRQFEPKLLSVLKEGYTFKQFQGDLMGGLTVGVVALPLAIALAIASGVKPEQGLYTAIVAGFVIAVLGGSRTQISGPTGAFVVIVYGIVQKYGYDGLVVATLIAGVMLIIMGLARMGALLKFVPYPVIVGFTSGIAVIIFSSQVNEFLGLNVEKVPADFVEKWIEYIRYFSALDPYTLGVGAVSLLIIILWPKVTHRVPGQLIAILAVTFAVQYFQIPVATIETRFGGMPTGLPSPQLPTVTWAVFQELFTPALTIAILAALESLLSSVVADGMTGTRHRSNMELVGQGAGNIASAIFGGIPATGAIARTATNIKSGGQTPVAGIIHAVFLLLVLLLIGKWAAMIPMATLAAVLIVVAYNMSEWREFKHLLKSPRGDIAVLLATFLLTVFIELTVAIQVGILLAAFLFLQKMSNEAHVDVITDTLEEDEEFRSRDMSQIDIPKRVEVFEVYGSLFFGAVSQFKESIRIVATKPQVIILRMRQVPTIDASGIHILEELVKEAHSSGCIIVFSAVSRSVFRVMRKSGFVEMVDKNNFARDIFGALEIARKHLDQGDIESTRQ from the coding sequence TCGACAATTCGAACCTAAACTGCTGTCCGTCCTGAAAGAGGGCTACACGTTCAAACAGTTTCAGGGCGATCTGATGGGCGGGCTCACGGTCGGCGTGGTCGCGTTGCCCCTCGCCATCGCTCTCGCGATCGCTTCGGGCGTAAAACCCGAACAAGGCCTGTACACAGCCATCGTCGCAGGATTTGTGATCGCGGTGCTCGGCGGTTCACGCACACAGATCAGCGGGCCTACAGGTGCATTCGTAGTCATCGTTTACGGCATCGTTCAGAAATATGGCTACGACGGCCTCGTGGTAGCGACGCTGATCGCCGGAGTGATGCTTATCATAATGGGGCTTGCACGAATGGGAGCGTTGCTCAAATTCGTTCCCTATCCGGTGATCGTCGGTTTTACGTCCGGTATTGCGGTCATAATTTTCTCCTCGCAGGTCAACGAATTTCTCGGACTCAACGTCGAAAAGGTGCCCGCCGATTTTGTCGAGAAATGGATCGAGTACATTCGATATTTTTCTGCACTTGATCCGTACACTCTCGGCGTGGGAGCGGTCTCTCTGCTGATAATAATTCTCTGGCCAAAGGTAACGCACCGCGTACCGGGACAGCTGATCGCCATACTCGCGGTGACGTTTGCTGTACAGTATTTTCAGATCCCCGTTGCTACGATCGAAACGCGTTTTGGCGGAATGCCTACCGGCCTGCCGTCGCCGCAATTGCCGACGGTGACCTGGGCAGTATTTCAGGAATTGTTCACGCCTGCGCTGACCATCGCCATTCTCGCCGCGCTCGAATCTCTGCTCTCGTCTGTGGTTGCTGACGGCATGACGGGAACGCGCCACCGCTCCAACATGGAACTCGTCGGCCAGGGGGCGGGAAATATTGCCTCTGCGATCTTTGGCGGCATTCCCGCCACAGGAGCGATCGCTCGTACAGCGACGAACATTAAAAGCGGCGGCCAGACACCGGTCGCCGGCATCATTCATGCGGTTTTCCTGCTTCTCGTCCTACTCCTTATCGGCAAATGGGCCGCGATGATCCCGATGGCCACGCTTGCGGCTGTTCTGATCGTCGTTGCGTACAACATGAGCGAATGGCGCGAATTCAAACATTTGCTCAAGAGTCCGCGTGGCGATATTGCTGTTCTTTTGGCGACTTTTCTACTTACGGTATTCATCGAATTGACAGTGGCGATCCAGGTCGGCATTTTACTTGCAGCCTTTCTCTTTCTGCAGAAAATGTCCAACGAAGCTCACGTCGATGTCATCACAGACACACTCGAAGAGGACGAGGAATTTAGGTCGCGGGACATGTCGCAGATTGACATCCCGAAACGTGTCGAGGTCTTTGAGGTTTACGGCTCACTTTTCTTTGGTGCGGTCAGCCAGTTCAAGGAATCTATACGAATCGTCGCGACCAAACCGCAGGTGATAATACTTCGGATGCGTCAAGTTCCGACGATCGACGCGAGCGGTATACACATACTTGAAGAGTTGGTGAAGGAGGCACATTCCAGCGGATGTATAATTGTATTTTCGGCGGTCTCTCGTTCGGTCTTTCGAGTGATGCGTAAAAGCGGTTTTGTCGAGATGGTTGATAAGAATAATTTTGCGCGGGACATCTTCGGCGCTCTTGAGATCGCCCGAAAACATCTGGATCAAGGGGATATTGAAAGTACGAGGCAATGA
- the tmk gene encoding dTMP kinase codes for MKGKFITFEGIDGSGKTTQLRSLETYLRASGHDVVTTCEPGGTPLGRRLRATFLESDETVSPLAELLLFAADRAQHVEHLIRPSLAASKVVISDRYADATEAYQGGGRGFDADLVAEVIGLATGGLEPDLTVFFDIPVETAFKRMENRHAASRANRMDGETAEFYTRVRNAYLAIADREPERFRVVDAGRGVAAIEHDVRMLIGNLLN; via the coding sequence TTGAAGGGCAAGTTCATCACATTCGAGGGCATCGACGGCAGCGGCAAAACCACGCAGTTGAGGTCGCTCGAAACGTATTTGCGTGCCTCGGGGCACGATGTCGTGACCACCTGCGAACCGGGAGGAACGCCTCTCGGACGCCGTCTGCGTGCGACATTTCTGGAATCGGACGAAACAGTATCTCCGCTTGCTGAACTGCTGCTTTTTGCCGCCGACAGGGCGCAGCATGTCGAACATCTGATCCGGCCGTCTCTCGCCGCAAGCAAGGTCGTCATCTCAGACCGTTACGCGGATGCGACCGAGGCATATCAGGGCGGCGGCCGCGGATTTGACGCGGATCTGGTCGCCGAGGTGATCGGCCTTGCCACGGGCGGACTGGAGCCGGACCTGACAGTATTTTTTGATATTCCGGTCGAAACTGCCTTTAAACGTATGGAAAACCGCCATGCTGCATCGCGAGCGAACCGGATGGACGGTGAGACGGCAGAGTTTTACACACGCGTTCGCAATGCCTACCTAGCTATTGCGGACCGCGAGCCTGAGCGTTTTCGTGTCGTCGACGCGGGACGCGGAGTAGCCGCGATCGAACACGATGTCAGGATGCTGATAGGGAATTTACTTAACTGA